A part of Brassica rapa cultivar Chiifu-401-42 chromosome A05, CAAS_Brap_v3.01, whole genome shotgun sequence genomic DNA contains:
- the LOC103868339 gene encoding paired amphipathic helix protein Sin3-like 6 isoform X3, with protein MIRLGFSTFNVLPKMRRDREDGYTSRGETNGQSPTIRDALHYVSAVRNTFHDDIGKYETFLEVMKDFKAQRDDHNGVIRRIKVLFSGHNDLILGFNTFLPKKYTITFPLEEEKPKTRVGFQDAFGFVTKIKARFSSDEHAYKRFLDIMEMYRKERKSIIDVYEEVTILFKGHDDLLVEFLNFLPNCAAISDMLPRHSDKVENCDEKLVVFSGGNPTGSRVPC; from the exons atgataAGATTAGGGTTTTCAACCTTTAATGTTTTGCCAAAGATGAGGAGAGATAGAGAAGATGGTTACACTTCTCGAGGAGAAAC AAACGGGCAATCTCCAACCATACGTGATGCACTGCATTATGTCAGTGCTGTGAGGAACACTTTTCATGACGACATAGGGAAATATGAGACATTCCTTGAGGTCATGAAGGACTTTAAAGCTCAGAG AGACGACCATAATGGTGTCATTAGAAGAATAAAAGTTTTGTTCAGTGGTCACAACGACCTAATATTAGGTTTTAATACTTTCTTACCCAAAAAGTATACAATAACCTTTCCGTTGGAGGAAGAGAAACCGAAGACCAGGGTAGGTTTCCAAGATGCTTTCGGTTTCGTCACCAAGATTAAG GCAAGGTTCTCAAGTGATGAACATGCGTATAAAAGGTTTCTAGACATCATGGAGATGTATCGAAAGGAAAGAAAGTCCATCATTGATGTCTACGAAGAG GTAACTATTCTCTTCAAGGGTCATGATGATCTGCTCGTGGAGTTCCTTAATTTCTTACCTAATTGTGCTGCAATTTCTGACATGCTTCCAAGGCATTCTGATAAG GTCGAAAACTGTGATGAAAAGCTGGTTGTTTTCTCTGGTGGTAATCCTACTGGAAGTAG AGTCCCTTGCTAA
- the LOC103868339 gene encoding paired amphipathic helix protein Sin3-like 6 isoform X2, giving the protein MIRLGFSTFNVLPKMRRDREDGYTSRGETNGQSPTIRDALHYVSAVRNTFHDDIGKYETFLEVMKDFKAQRDDHNGVIRRIKVLFSGHNDLILGFNTFLPKKYTITFPLEEEKPKTRVGFQDAFGFVTKIKARFSSDEHAYKRFLDIMEMYRKERKSIIDVYEEVTILFKGHDDLLVEFLNFLPNCAAISDMLPRHSDKVENCDEKLVVFSGGNPTGKSLAKEGQGGYLNVAENGRIQDHQSGQDGGRDTDRADKTASSVSQIIASFQRM; this is encoded by the exons atgataAGATTAGGGTTTTCAACCTTTAATGTTTTGCCAAAGATGAGGAGAGATAGAGAAGATGGTTACACTTCTCGAGGAGAAAC AAACGGGCAATCTCCAACCATACGTGATGCACTGCATTATGTCAGTGCTGTGAGGAACACTTTTCATGACGACATAGGGAAATATGAGACATTCCTTGAGGTCATGAAGGACTTTAAAGCTCAGAG AGACGACCATAATGGTGTCATTAGAAGAATAAAAGTTTTGTTCAGTGGTCACAACGACCTAATATTAGGTTTTAATACTTTCTTACCCAAAAAGTATACAATAACCTTTCCGTTGGAGGAAGAGAAACCGAAGACCAGGGTAGGTTTCCAAGATGCTTTCGGTTTCGTCACCAAGATTAAG GCAAGGTTCTCAAGTGATGAACATGCGTATAAAAGGTTTCTAGACATCATGGAGATGTATCGAAAGGAAAGAAAGTCCATCATTGATGTCTACGAAGAG GTAACTATTCTCTTCAAGGGTCATGATGATCTGCTCGTGGAGTTCCTTAATTTCTTACCTAATTGTGCTGCAATTTCTGACATGCTTCCAAGGCATTCTGATAAG GTCGAAAACTGTGATGAAAAGCTGGTTGTTTTCTCTGGTGGTAATCCTACTGGAA AGTCCCTTGCTAAAGAAGGTCAGGGAGGCTATTTGAACGTGGCAGAAAATGGGCGAATTCAAGATCATCAAAGTGGTCAAGATGGTGGAAGAGATACAGATAGAGCTGACAAAACAGCTAGCAGTGTAAGCCAAATTATTGCCTCCTTCCAAAGGATGTGA
- the LOC103868339 gene encoding uncharacterized protein LOC103868339 isoform X1 — protein sequence MKQLPDLSLIVAGKIGAKRGASESRVGPSGLEVVEATPIATEQARTGGSSQGKSSKKSKKSAGGPKDSSEPEHPGADGSSRKGGKKRKAGDPPTEDIPKKKRMKKKELAPPRSSSVCEEELQVLVPEAIPEVGTSKDDENETIALRRRRRESRVTEEVPRGALAGDLRSTEVPRGISTSGEQRDRLRNESPAHVTEGSETRVSGRPKETPADGFKFEFNRELPLACYPEDCARLLRLVKGGPDQLPSVGDLIFKDEYEHASCSSVKSHGDWNVLVEKYDSSLRRAREQIRESEEAKKRMEEALRVSTREKADAIAREKALRKAFDETRTSDAAELQMCKESMNNLEFVVDKQRKEKADLEAKMAAELLRHSEEMDRLRKSRKYEVTHERIRVLIAMIAKAEKRFHRISLREDKRDKYDDARCLYSQAFGTRKCLEQIKASGAEIPQETIDFFIGQEKHYEEEAERLEVKEIPAEDLCLSPLVLGRILI from the exons ATGAAGCAACTACCAGACCTCAGTCTTATTGTAGCCGGGAAGATCGGTGCCAAGCGAGGCGCTTCTGAGAGCAGGGTTGGTCCTTCGGGACTGGAGGTCGTAGAGGCGACTCCAATTGCCACTGAGCAGGCGCGTACTGGCGGCTCCTCGCAGGGTAAAAGCTCGAAGAAGAGCAAGAAAAGTGCCGGGGGTCCGAAGGATTCCTCCGAGCCGGAACATCCTGGTGCGGATGGTTCTTCTAGGAAAGggggaaaaaaaaggaaagccGGGGACCCGCCTACTGAAGATATTcccaagaagaagaggatgaagaagaaagaactgGCTCCGCCCCGTTCATCCTCGGTCTGCGAAGAGGAACTTCAGGTTCTAGTTCCTGAAGCTATCCCTGAGGTTGGGACCTCGAAAGATGATGAGAACGAGACCATCGCCCTCCGCCGACGGAGACGGGAGAGTCGAGTCACCGAGGAGGTACCCCGTGGAGCCTTGGCCGGTGATCTGCGTTCTACTGAGGTTCCGAGGGGAATATCGACTTCGGGAGAACAACGGGACCGCTTGAGGAATGAGTCCCCTGCTCATGTCACGGAGGGATCTGAGACCCGAGTATCCGGTCGCCCTAAGGAAACCCCGGCAGATGGCTTCAAATTCGAGTTTAACCGTGAGCTTCCGCTGGCTTGCTACCCGGAAGATTGTGCTCGCCTGTTACGGTTGGTCAAAGGCGGTCCCGATCAACTCCCTTCGGTGGGAGATCTCATCTTCAAAGATGAGTATGAGCACGCCTCTTGCTCGTCTGTAAAG AGCCATGGTGATTGGAACGTTTTGGTCGAGAAGTACGACTCATCTCTCAGACGGGCCAGAGAACAGATTCGTGAGAGCGAGGAGGCTAAGAAGAGAATGGAGGAGGCTCTTCGGGTTTCTACGCGAGAAAAGGCAGACGCCATTGCTCGTGAAAAAGCCCTTAGGAAGGCGTTTGACGAGACGCGGACATCCGACGCAGCTGAGTTGCAGATGTGCAAGGAGTCAATGAACAATCTTGAGTTCGTGGTGGATAAGCAGCGGAAGGAAAAGGCTGATCTAGAGGCAAAAATGGCTGCGGAATTGCTAAGGCATTCCGAGGAGATGGACAGGCTTCGGAAATCTCGTAAATACGAGGTCACGCACGAGAGGATTCGCGTGCTGATTGCCATGATCGCTAAAGCCGAGAAACGCTTTCACAGGATTTCCCTTCGTGAGGACAAAAGGGACAAATACGACGATGCTCGGTGTCTCTATAGTCAAGCCTTCGGGACGAGGAAATGTCTCGAGCAGATCAAGGCCTCTGGTGCAGAGATCCCGCAGGAAACCATCGACTTCTTCATCGGGCAAGAGAAGCACTACGAGGAAGAAGCAGAGCGTTTGGAGGTAAAGGagattccggcggaagatcttTGCCTTTCTCCGCTAGTGTTGGGTCGAATATTAATTTGA